The following proteins come from a genomic window of Chloracidobacterium sp.:
- the dnaX gene encoding DNA polymerase III subunit gamma/tau, whose amino-acid sequence MSYQVIARKWRPQAFDEVTGQEHITQTLRNAIEHGRLHHAYLFSGARGVGKTTTARLLAKALNCHKTEKPTVSPCRVDDPEACPSCREITESRSIDVLEFDAASNTQVDKIRDIILENINIAPARDRCKIFIIDEVHMLSGSSFNALLKTVEEPPPGVVFIMATTELQKVPDTITSRCQEFQFRTIPQQKIYERLRSIADAEKIDADDAALREIARSGEGSMRDAQSNFDQVISFSDGKVSAADVSNALGIASIDILIATIKAIASNEPRRMIEIVGELDARGQDLRSFCRDLLALLRDMMVAKIAGDAEGVLDNAVIRRDELVGLGIDLSESDVLRLFNSLAATESKLKDASNPRFALEIGLVKLVEMRRIVPIETLIDRLNELTMGSVPADARLASPAGPETRAAAAAEEKKTLDSEPPPLSDWPESVSSVIHAEPEDLVFADPEADTVPISAKRPAIDLSFIENLPSKLPPLTPDDLAHTDDAWLDDAYEQALTTSGDDLMPIASAVEFARAFAEPHAAAHAAAGSGSNTVKTSELSFIPPRRDDSDDDTMPVTELSADPTDEELLEYARQLPTVRRVTRIFRAEIVGIEKRK is encoded by the coding sequence ATGTCCTACCAGGTTATTGCCCGAAAATGGCGGCCGCAGGCTTTTGACGAGGTCACCGGCCAGGAGCATATTACGCAGACGCTTCGTAATGCGATCGAGCACGGGCGGCTGCATCATGCTTACCTGTTTTCGGGGGCGAGAGGTGTCGGAAAGACGACGACCGCTCGTCTGCTGGCAAAGGCGCTCAACTGCCATAAGACCGAGAAACCGACCGTAAGCCCCTGCCGGGTCGACGATCCCGAGGCGTGTCCGTCGTGCAGAGAAATCACCGAAAGCCGTTCGATAGACGTGCTCGAATTCGACGCCGCTTCGAATACGCAGGTCGATAAGATCCGCGACATCATTCTCGAGAACATAAACATCGCGCCGGCACGCGACCGCTGCAAGATCTTCATAATCGACGAGGTTCATATGCTTTCGGGCTCGTCGTTCAACGCATTACTTAAAACCGTCGAAGAGCCGCCGCCGGGCGTAGTCTTCATAATGGCGACGACCGAGCTCCAAAAGGTGCCTGATACGATAACCTCGAGGTGTCAGGAGTTTCAGTTCCGTACCATACCTCAGCAAAAGATATATGAACGCCTGCGGTCGATCGCCGATGCCGAAAAGATCGATGCAGACGACGCCGCACTTCGCGAAATAGCGCGCTCTGGCGAAGGCTCGATGCGTGACGCCCAATCGAATTTCGACCAGGTCATATCATTCTCCGACGGCAAGGTCTCGGCCGCTGATGTGTCGAATGCCCTCGGGATCGCAAGTATCGACATCCTCATTGCGACCATCAAGGCGATCGCCTCGAACGAACCTCGCCGAATGATCGAGATCGTCGGCGAACTCGATGCTCGCGGACAGGATCTGCGAAGTTTTTGCCGCGACCTTCTAGCTTTGCTTCGCGACATGATGGTCGCAAAGATAGCCGGTGATGCCGAAGGTGTTCTGGATAATGCCGTGATCCGCCGCGACGAGCTGGTCGGTCTTGGCATCGACCTTTCTGAATCAGACGTCCTGCGGCTTTTTAATTCTCTCGCCGCGACCGAATCAAAGCTCAAAGACGCCTCAAACCCGCGTTTCGCTCTGGAGATCGGACTTGTAAAGCTTGTCGAAATGCGTCGGATCGTCCCGATCGAAACACTCATTGATCGGCTGAATGAGCTAACGATGGGTTCGGTTCCCGCCGACGCACGCTTGGCATCGCCGGCTGGGCCCGAAACGAGGGCCGCCGCTGCCGCCGAGGAAAAAAAAACTCTAGATTCTGAGCCGCCTCCCCTTTCTGATTGGCCCGAGTCGGTCAGTTCGGTCATTCACGCTGAACCTGAGGATCTCGTTTTCGCCGATCCGGAAGCCGATACTGTCCCGATATCCGCCAAAAGGCCTGCCATCGATCTTTCGTTCATCGAGAATTTACCGTCAAAGCTGCCCCCTCTGACACCTGACGACCTCGCGCATACTGACGACGCGTGGCTTGACGACGCCTATGAGCAGGCGTTAACGACCAGCGGCGACGACCTGATGCCGATCGCTTCGGCGGTTGAGTTCGCTCGGGCCTTTGCCGAACCACACGCTGCAGCTCATGCCGCCGCCGGATCCGGCAGTAACACGGTAAAGACCTCTGAACTATCTTTCATCCCTCCGCGACGTGACGATTCTGACGACGACACGATGCCCGTAACCGAACTCTCCGCCGATCCGACGGATGAGGAACTTCTAGAATACGCTCGCCAATTACCGACCGTTCGCCGTGTAACGCGGATCTTCCGGGCAGAGATCGTTGGCATCGAAAAGCGAAAGTAA
- a CDS encoding esterase family protein translates to MKRTSFLFLLLFLLALGGYSQQNATVQTIDPRVAGTPLELDSRLMGRKMPYLVVVPEKYNLKEESGRIYPVIYLLHGLTGRFDNWLSRTALAKYAAGHDAIIVTPEGGNGWYTDSLSKENDKYESYIIKELIPEIDKKFRTDKRREHRAIAGLSMGGYGAIKFGLKYPEMFVLVGSFSGALSAAEFTERSRAGAIGRSIDEIMGPIDGELRKANDIFDIVRRATPEKIKTLPFIYLDCGTEDFLVQNNRDFVTLLTEKRIPHEYRQLPGAHNWPYWDKQVKEFLQVAGRMLR, encoded by the coding sequence ATGAAACGGACGAGTTTCCTCTTTCTGTTGCTGTTCCTGCTCGCGCTCGGCGGATATTCGCAGCAAAACGCGACCGTGCAGACCATCGATCCCCGCGTGGCCGGAACGCCGCTCGAGCTCGACAGCCGCCTGATGGGACGGAAGATGCCGTATCTGGTCGTCGTTCCCGAAAAATACAACCTGAAGGAAGAAAGCGGACGCATTTACCCGGTCATCTATCTTCTGCACGGACTGACCGGCCGGTTCGACAACTGGCTCTCGCGAACGGCGCTCGCAAAATACGCCGCCGGGCACGACGCAATAATCGTCACCCCGGAGGGCGGAAACGGTTGGTATACTGACAGCCTTTCTAAGGAAAACGACAAATACGAGAGCTATATCATCAAGGAACTGATCCCGGAGATCGACAAGAAGTTTCGCACCGATAAGCGACGCGAACATCGTGCGATAGCCGGCCTGTCCATGGGCGGTTACGGTGCGATCAAGTTCGGACTTAAATACCCAGAAATGTTCGTCCTCGTCGGCAGCTTCAGCGGAGCGCTCAGTGCAGCGGAGTTCACGGAAAGATCGCGTGCCGGAGCTATCGGCAGGTCGATCGATGAGATCATGGGCCCGATCGATGGCGAACTGCGAAAAGCAAATGACATTTTCGACATCGTCCGGCGGGCGACGCCTGAAAAGATCAAAACCCTGCCGTTCATCTATCTCGATTGCGGCACCGAGGATTTTCTGGTTCAAAATAACCGCGATTTCGTTACGTTGTTGACCGAAAAGAGGATACCGCATGAATATCGGCAGCTGCCGGGTGCTCACAACTGGCCTTACTGGGATAAACAGGTGAAGGAATTCCTCCAGGTGGCGGGCCGGATGCTCCGGTAA
- a CDS encoding class II aldolase/adducin family protein — MDEQSARKLIVEIGKLLYERSYVVSSDGNVSIRLDENTVLATPTMTCKGRMTEDCLALTDMEGRPLSDKRASSELAMHLLIYKMRPDIKAVCHAHPPHGTAFAVAGLAIDKPILSEVILTLGCVPLTDYGTPSTNELTEAMKPFVEHHNALLMANHGAVAYGDDLWQAFDRLETLEHTARIAILAKALGGANDLPQDAIEKLINIREKAGYLRENARCQACGYLHDAGISCELEVQYPAGKASNGEKVSFTREELIELLSQAANLG, encoded by the coding sequence ATGGACGAACAATCAGCACGAAAACTGATCGTGGAGATCGGCAAGCTGCTCTATGAGAGGAGCTACGTTGTCTCATCTGACGGCAACGTGAGTATCAGGCTCGACGAGAATACAGTACTTGCGACACCGACGATGACCTGCAAAGGACGGATGACCGAAGATTGCCTTGCCTTAACGGATATGGAAGGCAGGCCGCTTTCGGACAAGCGAGCTTCGTCAGAGCTGGCAATGCACTTGCTTATCTATAAGATGAGACCGGACATCAAGGCCGTATGTCATGCGCATCCGCCGCACGGGACGGCGTTTGCTGTTGCGGGCCTGGCGATCGACAAACCGATCCTTTCGGAGGTGATCCTCACGCTTGGCTGCGTGCCGCTCACTGATTACGGAACGCCGTCGACCAACGAGCTGACAGAGGCGATGAAGCCCTTTGTTGAGCATCACAACGCGCTTCTTATGGCGAATCATGGAGCTGTTGCTTACGGTGATGATCTTTGGCAAGCATTCGACAGGCTTGAAACATTGGAACATACCGCAAGGATCGCTATTCTTGCCAAAGCACTCGGCGGAGCGAACGACCTGCCTCAGGATGCGATCGAAAAGCTGATAAATATCCGCGAAAAGGCCGGATACCTACGCGAAAACGCTCGTTGTCAGGCATGCGGCTACCTTCATGATGCAGGTATCTCCTGCGAGTTGGAGGTCCAGTATCCGGCCGGAAAGGCATCAAACGGGGAAAAGGTGTCGTTTACCCGTGAAGAATTGATCGAGCTTTTGAGCCAGGCAGCGAATCTGGGTTAA
- a CDS encoding TPM domain-containing protein, with protein MSFSQDDSWSVNRSPLPAPTGFVNDYAGVIDEASRQALETKLKDFKDKYGVEIAVAVVKTTGDRPIFEYSLAVARGWGIGSKEDDNPGALLFVAIDDRKYFTQVSKDLEDELPDGIAGNLQRQFLVPEFRKGNYAKGISDTVDAYLYTIESRRSGVAIPTPSPKAEDSGGVTQSALSVFCCLALVIFVIVIIAANRSGGKSKNDQDRWGGGGFGGGGGVLPWIILGGSSGSSSGSSSSSWDWGGSSGGSDWGGFGGGGDFGGGGAGGDW; from the coding sequence ATGTCATTTTCGCAAGACGACTCATGGTCGGTGAACCGTTCGCCGCTGCCTGCACCGACCGGTTTTGTAAACGATTACGCCGGTGTCATCGACGAAGCCTCCAGACAGGCTCTTGAAACAAAACTTAAGGATTTTAAGGACAAGTACGGTGTCGAGATAGCGGTTGCGGTCGTAAAAACGACCGGTGACCGGCCTATTTTTGAATATTCGCTCGCGGTCGCCCGCGGTTGGGGAATAGGATCGAAAGAAGACGACAACCCCGGAGCCCTTCTCTTTGTTGCGATCGACGATCGAAAGTATTTCACCCAGGTCAGCAAAGATCTCGAGGACGAACTCCCCGATGGCATAGCGGGCAACCTGCAAAGGCAGTTTCTCGTCCCGGAGTTCAGAAAGGGGAATTACGCAAAAGGCATCAGCGACACGGTCGACGCGTATCTTTACACGATCGAAAGCCGTCGCTCGGGTGTTGCGATCCCGACGCCTTCACCGAAGGCTGAGGATAGTGGCGGGGTTACGCAAAGTGCGCTGAGCGTTTTCTGCTGTCTCGCCCTAGTCATCTTTGTTATCGTGATCATCGCCGCCAACCGCTCGGGCGGAAAGTCAAAAAACGATCAGGATCGTTGGGGCGGCGGCGGCTTTGGCGGAGGGGGCGGCGTGCTTCCCTGGATCATCTTGGGCGGTTCGAGCGGGTCCTCGAGCGGATCGTCATCTTCATCTTGGGATTGGGGCGGCAGCAGCGGCGGCAGCGATTGGGGCGGATTTGGCGGCGGCGGCGATTTCGGCGGAGGAGGAGCCGGCGGCGATTGGTGA
- the eutM gene encoding ethanolamine utilization microcompartment protein EutM, which translates to MQEALGMVETKGLVAMIEAADAMVKAANVQLVGYEKIGAGFVTAIVRGDVAAVKAATDAGAAAARRVGELVSVHVIPRPHASVDERLPVVMK; encoded by the coding sequence ATGCAGGAAGCATTAGGAATGGTTGAGACAAAAGGTCTCGTTGCAATGATCGAGGCAGCAGACGCAATGGTGAAGGCGGCGAACGTACAGCTAGTCGGCTACGAAAAGATCGGGGCCGGATTTGTAACGGCTATCGTTCGCGGTGATGTCGCAGCGGTCAAAGCTGCCACGGACGCCGGAGCCGCAGCCGCCCGACGGGTCGGTGAGTTGGTAAGCGTCCACGTTATTCCGAGGCCGCACGCAAGTGTCGACGAACGGCTCCCTGTCGTAATGAAGTAG
- a CDS encoding nucleoside deaminase has translation MHDDVHWMDIALGEARRAGSLDEVPVGAVIVDSGGDLLAAASNRTISDRDPTAHAEILAIRKAAAKIGNYRLIGATAYSTVEPCAMCAGALVNARIRRLVFGTADERFGAVVTQFQLCDSPRLNHRLEITAGIRADECRELMQAFFRERRGRT, from the coding sequence ATGCACGATGACGTTCATTGGATGGATATCGCCCTTGGCGAGGCCCGCCGGGCCGGATCGCTTGACGAGGTGCCGGTCGGCGCAGTCATTGTCGACAGCGGCGGCGATCTTCTGGCTGCGGCCTCGAACCGCACGATCTCCGATCGTGACCCGACCGCCCATGCCGAGATACTTGCCATCCGCAAGGCAGCTGCCAAGATCGGGAATTACCGCCTCATCGGGGCGACCGCCTACTCGACCGTCGAACCGTGTGCAATGTGTGCCGGTGCCCTTGTCAACGCGCGTATTCGTCGGCTCGTATTCGGCACCGCCGACGAGCGTTTCGGAGCCGTTGTGACGCAATTTCAGCTTTGCGACAGCCCGAGGCTCAACCACAGGCTTGAGATAACCGCCGGCATACGTGCCGACGAATGCCGTGAGCTGATGCAGGCATTTTTCCGCGAAAGGCGTGGGCGCACTTGA
- a CDS encoding ethanolamine utilization protein EutN, with translation MLIARVIGNVVASQKNQRYEGTRIMLCRQVTPDGIDMDYTCLALDSVNSGEGDLVIIAQEGWSASTAATGRPGAAIDSAIVGVVDYIDLLSDL, from the coding sequence ATGCTGATAGCCCGCGTAATCGGCAACGTAGTTGCCTCGCAAAAGAACCAGCGTTACGAGGGAACGCGAATAATGCTGTGTCGTCAGGTGACGCCCGACGGCATTGATATGGATTACACATGCCTCGCGCTTGATTCGGTCAATTCGGGCGAAGGCGACCTGGTGATAATTGCCCAGGAGGGTTGGTCCGCATCAACTGCCGCGACCGGGCGTCCGGGAGCCGCCATCGATTCAGCGATCGTAGGTGTTGTTGACTACATCGACTTGCTTTCAGATCTTTAG
- a CDS encoding DoxX family protein translates to MRFGDNRSTALVFLRIILAVLMFIHGAARIGNGTVDDLGGFLGAQGFPLGFYLAWAITLFELIGSVLFAAGFYAWVIALVFAAQLSAGVAMVHWKEGWFVVGAGRNGMEYSVLLIACFLATALATYRSQAK, encoded by the coding sequence ATGAGATTCGGCGACAACAGATCAACCGCCCTTGTCTTCCTACGAATCATCCTCGCAGTTTTGATGTTCATCCACGGAGCCGCCCGAATAGGGAATGGTACGGTCGATGATCTCGGCGGTTTCCTTGGTGCTCAGGGATTCCCTTTGGGATTTTATCTGGCGTGGGCCATAACATTGTTCGAATTGATCGGCAGCGTGTTGTTTGCCGCAGGTTTCTATGCCTGGGTCATAGCTCTGGTCTTTGCAGCACAACTTTCGGCCGGGGTTGCAATGGTCCATTGGAAAGAAGGCTGGTTCGTCGTCGGAGCGGGCCGAAACGGAATGGAGTACAGTGTCTTACTCATCGCATGTTTTTTGGCGACCGCACTTGCGACCTATCGAAGCCAGGCAAAGTAG
- the aqpZ gene encoding aquaporin Z — protein MPLSKRLTAEFIGTLWLVLGGCGSAVLATAYPSLGIGFAGVSLAFGLTVLTGAFALGHISGGHFNPAVSIGLWAGKRFDAKDLLPYIIAQVLGAIAAAGIIYLIASGKAGFSVAGGFAANGFEANSPGSYSALSAFVAEVVMTFFFLIVILGATSRRAPAGFAPIAIGLCLTLIHLVTIPVTNTSVNPARSTGPALFVGGWAISQLWMFWVAPILGAALAGFFYSWLGDEDDGGAAVVETVEEIVVIETEEA, from the coding sequence ATGCCTTTAAGTAAGAGGTTGACGGCAGAGTTTATCGGTACACTTTGGCTCGTTTTGGGCGGATGCGGAAGCGCCGTGCTGGCAACGGCATATCCGAGCCTTGGCATCGGTTTCGCAGGCGTTTCGCTGGCATTCGGCTTGACCGTCCTCACGGGCGCGTTCGCTCTCGGCCACATTTCGGGCGGGCATTTCAACCCGGCGGTCTCGATCGGGCTGTGGGCCGGAAAGCGCTTTGACGCAAAAGATCTGCTTCCGTATATCATCGCTCAGGTACTCGGGGCGATCGCTGCCGCGGGGATAATTTACCTGATCGCAAGCGGCAAGGCCGGATTCTCTGTCGCGGGCGGATTTGCGGCAAATGGTTTTGAAGCCAATTCACCGGGCAGCTATTCGGCGCTTTCGGCGTTCGTTGCCGAGGTCGTGATGACGTTCTTCTTTTTGATCGTCATTCTCGGAGCGACCAGCCGGCGTGCCCCGGCAGGGTTCGCCCCTATCGCCATCGGCCTCTGTTTGACGCTGATCCATTTGGTAACCATCCCGGTGACCAACACATCGGTTAACCCGGCACGCTCGACCGGACCGGCGCTCTTTGTAGGCGGGTGGGCGATCTCGCAGCTTTGGATGTTTTGGGTCGCCCCGATCCTCGGTGCCGCCCTTGCCGGCTTCTTTTACAGTTGGCTCGGCGACGAAGATGACGGCGGAGCGGCGGTGGTCGAGACCGTCGAAGAGATAGTGGTGATCGAGACCGAAGAGGCTTGA
- a CDS encoding EutN/CcmL family microcompartment protein translates to MIIGRILGTVVSTQKDERLEGKKLLIVKPIDLDGKDQSGYVVAVDTVGAGYHEKVIVVGGSSARMAEGNKDCPVDSAIIGVIDTIDFTKAE, encoded by the coding sequence ATGATAATTGGACGAATTTTAGGGACGGTCGTTTCGACCCAGAAAGATGAGCGATTGGAGGGAAAGAAGCTCCTCATCGTCAAACCGATCGATCTTGACGGAAAAGATCAGAGCGGCTATGTTGTCGCGGTCGATACGGTCGGAGCCGGCTATCATGAAAAGGTCATTGTCGTAGGCGGTTCGTCGGCCCGAATGGCTGAGGGCAACAAGGACTGCCCGGTCGATTCAGCGATCATCGGGGTGATAGATACAATCGACTTTACTAAGGCTGAGTAG
- a CDS encoding EutN/CcmL family microcompartment protein, with amino-acid sequence MQIARVIGTVVSTIKNGTLEGRKFLLVQTLDADLRPKGSPMVALDAVGAGIGELVFWCRGKEASFPFKRDETPTDCTIVGIIDSEKHVFQRA; translated from the coding sequence ATGCAGATAGCACGAGTGATTGGAACGGTCGTTTCGACCATAAAGAATGGAACGCTCGAGGGCCGAAAGTTCCTTCTTGTGCAAACGCTCGATGCCGACCTTAGGCCGAAGGGCAGTCCGATGGTCGCTCTTGATGCGGTCGGAGCCGGTATTGGTGAGCTTGTCTTTTGGTGCCGCGGCAAAGAAGCGTCGTTTCCATTCAAGCGTGACGAAACGCCTACCGACTGCACAATAGTCGGGATAATCGATTCAGAAAAACATGTGTTTCAGCGAGCGTGA
- a CDS encoding tail fiber domain-containing protein, with amino-acid sequence MPSSLRYKSNVEPYDRGLEVVRRLRPIAFQWNSGGLLDIGFAAEEVATVGSRSCDSKRERRDRRSQVQTDHYGPRECGEAAASGDRQSSRATHRVEKDRVCGKDIRGNLQGNK; translated from the coding sequence GTGCCGTCCAGCCTGCGTTACAAATCAAATGTCGAACCTTATGACCGTGGTCTTGAGGTCGTGCGCCGCCTGAGGCCTATCGCATTCCAGTGGAATAGCGGCGGGCTTCTTGACATAGGCTTTGCTGCGGAGGAGGTTGCAACTGTCGGTTCTCGCTCTTGCGACTCAAAACGCGAAAGGCGAGATCGAAGGAGTCAAGTACAAACAGATCACTACGGTCCTCGTGAATGCGGTGAAGCAGCAGCAAGCGGAGATCGACAGTCTTCGAGAGCAACTCACCGAGTTGAAAAAGATCGTGTGTGCGGCAAAGACATCCGCGGAAATCTGCAAGGGAATAAGTGA
- a CDS encoding CPBP family intramembrane metalloprotease, producing the protein MMRNVLQQFSKDLAILDRKAVISLVYAAFGLTCIFYLKNQPAVASFFAGTSLADFGNFIANSPSNNLPGLGWWVFIVTVFYVLLPVLIIKLVWRENLRDFGLKFSIEEGFWKLLAACTVTMIPLVYLMSLTSGFAAKYPFLHIYNGEPYIGTTLLLWELIYFLQFFGLEFFFRGFLVHSLKPSLGLYSIFVMTVPYCMIHFGKPAAETFSAIIAGIFLGWLSYRNGSIWLGLILHCAVAFSMDIFALFNKGLL; encoded by the coding sequence TTGATGCGCAATGTTCTGCAGCAATTTTCCAAGGATCTGGCCATTCTTGATCGAAAAGCCGTGATCTCGCTTGTTTACGCGGCATTCGGACTGACGTGTATCTTTTATCTTAAGAACCAACCGGCGGTCGCCTCCTTTTTTGCTGGTACCTCACTAGCCGATTTTGGAAACTTCATCGCCAACTCACCTTCGAATAATCTGCCCGGTCTTGGCTGGTGGGTCTTTATCGTGACCGTCTTCTACGTTTTGCTGCCCGTTCTGATAATTAAACTCGTCTGGCGCGAGAATCTGCGCGATTTCGGTCTGAAATTCTCGATCGAAGAAGGCTTCTGGAAGCTTTTGGCCGCCTGTACGGTAACCATGATTCCGCTCGTTTACTTGATGTCGCTCACATCGGGCTTTGCGGCGAAGTATCCGTTCCTGCATATTTACAACGGCGAGCCCTACATCGGGACGACGCTGCTTCTTTGGGAACTGATATACTTCTTACAGTTTTTCGGGCTCGAGTTTTTCTTTCGCGGGTTTCTGGTGCACAGCCTGAAGCCTTCGCTCGGTCTTTACTCGATATTTGTTATGACCGTGCCATATTGCATGATACATTTCGGAAAGCCGGCTGCCGAGACGTTCTCAGCGATCATTGCCGGCATCTTTCTCGGCTGGCTAAGCTATCGCAACGGCAGCATCTGGCTGGGATTGATACTACATTGCGCGGTCGCGTTTTCGATGGATATCTTTGCACTTTTTAACAAGGGACTTTTGTGA
- a CDS encoding DUF2270 domain-containing protein, with translation MKDDVRLGSQTADEDIHITSVPDSFKAFAEEVRKRNQKPRTTPLTIPQKLAPAEFNTAMVHFYRGEIQRSNIWRNRLDATTNWAVITAGATLSFVFSSPDNPHFAIPINTILVSIFLFMEARRYRYYEVWANRVRILETGYFAPMLSHRTIPPDKEWADHISADLISPHFTISEWEAIGRRLRANYLWIFILLALSWSLKIYIHPSPIPTTSPVDRERFWELLFDRAQVGLAPGWLVVTVGAVFNFLIFFVAFSTLKLRDASSEVLPLESFEWHPFKQVSDWAGSSLTRKGTIRRSKKARQRMRSVHKTES, from the coding sequence ATGAAAGACGATGTTCGGCTTGGTTCCCAAACAGCCGACGAAGACATCCATATAACCTCAGTCCCCGACTCCTTCAAGGCCTTTGCCGAAGAGGTTCGCAAGCGCAACCAAAAACCCAGGACGACGCCGCTGACGATACCGCAGAAATTGGCTCCGGCCGAGTTCAACACGGCGATGGTGCACTTTTACCGGGGCGAGATACAGCGTTCGAATATTTGGCGCAATCGGCTCGACGCGACCACGAACTGGGCAGTTATCACGGCCGGCGCAACGCTCTCGTTCGTATTCAGTTCGCCGGATAACCCGCATTTCGCGATACCGATCAATACTATTCTTGTTTCCATATTTCTGTTCATGGAAGCAAGGCGTTACCGGTATTACGAGGTCTGGGCAAATCGAGTAAGGATACTCGAGACCGGTTATTTTGCACCGATGCTCTCGCATCGGACGATCCCGCCGGATAAGGAATGGGCAGATCACATTTCCGCCGATCTTATCTCGCCGCATTTCACGATCAGCGAGTGGGAGGCCATCGGCCGGCGGCTGCGTGCAAACTATCTTTGGATCTTTATCCTACTCGCTCTTTCATGGTCGCTGAAGATATATATTCACCCGTCGCCGATCCCGACCACCTCGCCGGTTGATCGCGAGCGATTCTGGGAATTGCTGTTCGACCGGGCTCAGGTCGGCCTGGCTCCGGGATGGCTGGTGGTAACTGTCGGCGCAGTATTCAATTTTCTGATCTTTTTCGTCGCATTCAGTACGCTCAAGCTCCGCGATGCTTCGAGCGAGGTGCTGCCGCTCGAGAGCTTTGAATGGCATCCCTTCAAGCAGGTATCTGATTGGGCCGGTTCGAGCCTTACGAGAAAAGGAACCATTCGACGCTCGAAAAAAGCTCGTCAGCGAATGCGATCGGTGCACAAGACCGAGAGTTGA
- a CDS encoding redox-sensing transcriptional repressor Rex: protein MKAEKISELTTNRLSIYLRCLLELRSEGQSTVSSAALAKRFHLNSAQIRKDLAYFGEFGIRGVGYYVDTLIDNLRTILGLDHDHNVCIIGSGRLGTALADYNGFRKSNFSVKALFDADAKKIGKKVGGAEIFDIKNFQSVVKRNNIDIAVIAVPADSAERVLELVAKAGIKAVMNFAPVPLKATDHLKVRTVDLTTCLESLSFFLAGTESINGSGLKPKRNTRRKR, encoded by the coding sequence ATGAAAGCCGAAAAGATCTCAGAACTCACCACCAATCGTTTGAGCATCTATCTCCGCTGTTTGCTGGAGCTTCGATCGGAAGGACAGAGTACGGTCTCGTCCGCGGCCCTTGCCAAGCGGTTTCATTTGAACTCAGCTCAGATACGTAAGGACCTTGCTTACTTCGGCGAATTCGGTATTCGCGGGGTCGGTTATTATGTTGATACGCTGATCGATAATTTGCGGACCATTCTCGGTCTGGATCATGATCATAATGTATGCATTATCGGTTCGGGAAGACTCGGCACGGCGCTGGCTGATTACAACGGTTTTCGCAAATCGAATTTTTCGGTCAAGGCCCTGTTCGATGCGGATGCGAAAAAGATCGGAAAAAAAGTGGGCGGAGCTGAGATTTTTGACATAAAAAACTTTCAGTCTGTCGTAAAAAGGAATAACATAGATATTGCGGTGATCGCCGTCCCTGCAGATTCCGCCGAACGGGTACTCGAACTCGTTGCGAAAGCCGGTATAAAGGCCGTGATGAATTTCGCACCCGTTCCGCTGAAAGCGACAGACCACCTGAAGGTTCGAACGGTCGATCTGACGACGTGTCTTGAAAGCTTGTCATTCTTTCTTGCGGGAACCGAGAGTATAAATGGCTCCGGGTTGAAACCAAAACGAAATACCCGCCGTAAACGCTAG